Genomic segment of Halarchaeum grantii:
CCCCTGAGAGGGCGCGGGGCTGCAACCTGTGGCCCTGCCGCCCCGATCATAGACACAGGCCATTATCGATAGGATGACGCATCACAGAGACCAGTACGGACATTCAAATAGCGAGCCGGGACCAAACTGAGTGACTACCGCATCAGAAATTATGGACAAGAAGCTGTACTCGGAGGAGGAGCTCCTCAATCGGCTCCAGAAGTTCGCTGAGGAACTCGATCGTCCCCCGTCGCAGAGTGAGATGGACGATTCGGGGCCTCATGCTTCGAAGACGTACGGGAATCGGTTCGGATCGTGGAATAACGCACTCGAGGCTGCCGGACTTCAAACCGGAACGAACGACCCAAACGGACGGCCACCGACCCCCCAAGAGGATCTTCTCGCAGATCTCAAATCGGTTGCCGACATCGTAGGGGGAGCTCCGTCAGAGCGCGAATACGGTACTCATGGAGAGTATTCGGTGAAGACATACTGCAAGCGATTTGGAGGGTGGAATGCAGCACTACGGGCGGCCGGTTTTGAACCGAACGTCGAAATGAACCTCTCCGAAGAGACACTCATTACTGCCTTACAGGGGTTCGCTGATAATCTAGGTCGACCGCCCACAACAGATGAAATGGACCGGAGTGGCCCCTACACCTCGAATTCGTACAAGCGAGCTTTTGGAACCTGGAATCGTGCTCTTCGACAGGCCGGGTTAGAAGTCCACTCCGTATGGGATGTGAGCGAGGAACATCTAATATCGGAACTCAACAGTCTCGCCGCAGAGCTAGGCCATGTCCCTCGGAAGGATGAGATGCGGAACCAAGGGAAATGGAGTGCAGCGGTCTATCAGGAGCGATTCGGTTCGTGGAATGAAGCTCTCCGAGCTGCCGGCTTCGAGCCGAATCAGCGGTGGCGAATCCCACGAGAGGAGTTATTAGCCGAACTACGGGCTGTCGCGGATGATCTGGGCCGCCCACCGACAAC
This window contains:
- a CDS encoding homing endonuclease associated repeat-containing protein translates to MDKKLYSEEELLNRLQKFAEELDRPPSQSEMDDSGPHASKTYGNRFGSWNNALEAAGLQTGTNDPNGRPPTPQEDLLADLKSVADIVGGAPSEREYGTHGEYSVKTYCKRFGGWNAALRAAGFEPNVEMNLSEETLITALQGFADNLGRPPTTDEMDRSGPYTSNSYKRAFGTWNRALRQAGLEVHSVWDVSEEHLISELNSLAAELGHVPRKDEMRNQGKWSAAVYQERFGSWNEALRAAGFEPNQRWRIPREELLAELRAVADDLGRPPTTTEMNEHGKFTIKPYQREFGTWRTALQAADPDYLENYRQSDTEIVPFGSNWPQIREEIITRDNESCLRCGMGREAHRERFGRDLPVHHRIPRRRFYNDPDQSVDDADVPSNLLTLCIPCHRRLERLPVQPVVD